A single window of Dermacentor albipictus isolate Rhodes 1998 colony chromosome 1, USDA_Dalb.pri_finalv2, whole genome shotgun sequence DNA harbors:
- the LOC135901654 gene encoding iroquois-class homeodomain protein IRX-6 isoform X2, with product MMGPQQIPGPDRCPLLGVHISGRDRSPTAAHGGYTSSRHGARPLNLESSSSSLCEQLPARPVEPAGTVQEFARLTPSNLARYQMYLSRTEDSASSVEEVVRTRSGRTLRMRPTRCRLQERPRKKRHVLQSMARPLKKWLIRHREKPYPSKAEKLALALGSHMTLEQVSNWFANARRRLKNTVYVPGMNWGDRIRQYNNFISGNTEPLSISSDDSIWDSDCEQRGADDDDRLAEEEGDSRPLQGAARESHARAELFEHSYSATALQKGQAPPGARGATAAATTPRPKRPRCADGEPGPGGKRPRPSCDSDSPSENDSDDESTTVGAADEPSQSTPPPTLQRRPVAGSPQAPPPVPPSGVKRRLFDSEEDSTQMSPAIKKYKTSMLLRYIGANLRDLPEREAPFGVQAASKQSRQTAKRPREEQQQTARANEPKRVVREGQRPAAKKRKCIAEPSSAANLRWTEIEAAEALTHLSQSSALCWSQQPQQQRVS from the exons ATGATGGGACCTCAACAAATTCCAG GGCCAGACAGGTGCCCCTTGTTGGGCGTCCACATCTCCGGAAGGGACAGGTCTCCGACAGCAGCGCACGGGGGCTACACGTCCTCACGCCACGGGGCGCGGCCCTTGAACTTGgagtcgtcgtcttcttcgctgTGCGAGCAGCTACCTGCGAGGCCCGTAGAACCCGCTGGAACGGTGCAGGAGTTCGCCCGTCTGACGCCGAGTAACCTGGCTCGATACCAGATGTACTTGTCCAGGACAGAAGACAGTGCCTCGTCCGTCGAGGAGGTGGTGCGGACGAGGTCCGGCAGGACGCTACGCATGAGACCGACGAG GTGTCGCCTGCAGGAGCGGCCCCGCAAGAAGCGCCACGTGCTGCAGAGCATGGCCCGGCCGCTGAAGAAGTGGCTCATCCGCCACCGCGAGAAGCCGTACCCGAGCAAGGCCGAGAAGCTGGCGCTGGCGCTCGGCTCGCACATGACGCTCGAACAGGTGTCCAACTGGTTCGCCAACGCGCGCCGGAGGCTCAAGAACACG GTGTACGTTCCAGGTATGAACTGGGGTGACCGCATTCGCCAGTACAACAACTTCATCTCAGGCAACACCGAGCCGCTGAGCATCAGCTCTGACGACAGCATTTGGGACAGTGACTGCGAGCAGCGCGGAGCAGACGATGACGACAGGCTCGCCGAAGAAGAAGGAGACAGCAGACCGCTGCAAG GTGCAGCGCGGGAGAGCCACGCGCGCGCCGAGCTGTTCGAGCACAGCTACTCGGCCACCGCGTTGCAAAAGGGCCAGGCACCACCGGGTGCTCGCGGGGCCACGGCGGCGGCGACCACACCGCGGCCGAAGCGGCCTCGCTGCGCCGACGGAGAACCGGGTCCCGGTGGCAAGCGACCACGGCCCTCGTGCGACTCGGACAGCCCGTCGGAGAACGATTCGGACGACGAGTCTACCACGGTTGGCGCTGCGGACGAGCCATCGCAATCAACACCACCTCCTACTCTTCAGCGCC GCCCGGTCGCTGGCTCGCCTCAAGCGCCACCACCGGTGCCGCCATCTGGCGTCAAGCGGCGCCTGTTCGACTCGGAAGAAGACTCGACGCAGATGTCGCCGGCTATCAAGAAGTACAAGACGAGCATGCTGCTGCGCTACATCGGCGCCAACCTGCGAGACCTCCCGGAACGCGAGGCACCGTTCGGCGTCCAGGCGGCGAGCAAGCAGTCACGGCAGACCGCCAAGCGACCGCGCGAGGAACAGCAACAGACCGCCCGTGCTAACGAACCCAAGAGGGTTGTGCGCGAAG GTCAAAgaccagcagcgaagaaaaggAAGTGCATCGCTGAACCGTCCAG TGCTGCCAATTTGCGGTGGACGGAAATCGAAGCGGCCGAAGCGCTGACGCACCTCTCACAGTCCTCGGCGCTGTGCTGgtcacagcagccgcagcagcagcgcgtGTCGTAG
- the LOC135901654 gene encoding iroquois-class homeodomain protein IRX-6 isoform X1, protein MMGPQQIPGPDRCPLLGVHISGRDRSPTAAHGGYTSSRHGARPLNLESSSSSLCEQLPARPVEPAGTVQEFARLTPSNLARYQMYLSRTEDSASSVEEVVRTRSGRTLRMRPTRCRLQERPRKKRHVLQSMARPLKKWLIRHREKPYPSKAEKLALALGSHMTLEQVSNWFANARRRLKNTVYVPGMNWGDRIRQYNNFISGNTEPLSISSDDSIWDSDCEQRGADDDDRLAEEEGDSRPLQGAARESHARAELFEHSYSATALQKGQAPPGARGATAAATTPRPKRPRCADGEPGPGGKRPRPSCDSDSPSENDSDDESTTVGAADEPSQSTPPPTLQRRPVAGSPQAPPPVPPSGVKRRLFDSEEDSTQMSPAIKKYKTSMLLRYIGANLRDLPEREAPFGVQAASKQSRQTAKRPREEQQQTARANEPKRVVREGQRPAAKKRKCIAEPSRLGWRLPSTPSPVRSAANLRWTEIEAAEALTHLSQSSALCWSQQPQQQRVS, encoded by the exons ATGATGGGACCTCAACAAATTCCAG GGCCAGACAGGTGCCCCTTGTTGGGCGTCCACATCTCCGGAAGGGACAGGTCTCCGACAGCAGCGCACGGGGGCTACACGTCCTCACGCCACGGGGCGCGGCCCTTGAACTTGgagtcgtcgtcttcttcgctgTGCGAGCAGCTACCTGCGAGGCCCGTAGAACCCGCTGGAACGGTGCAGGAGTTCGCCCGTCTGACGCCGAGTAACCTGGCTCGATACCAGATGTACTTGTCCAGGACAGAAGACAGTGCCTCGTCCGTCGAGGAGGTGGTGCGGACGAGGTCCGGCAGGACGCTACGCATGAGACCGACGAG GTGTCGCCTGCAGGAGCGGCCCCGCAAGAAGCGCCACGTGCTGCAGAGCATGGCCCGGCCGCTGAAGAAGTGGCTCATCCGCCACCGCGAGAAGCCGTACCCGAGCAAGGCCGAGAAGCTGGCGCTGGCGCTCGGCTCGCACATGACGCTCGAACAGGTGTCCAACTGGTTCGCCAACGCGCGCCGGAGGCTCAAGAACACG GTGTACGTTCCAGGTATGAACTGGGGTGACCGCATTCGCCAGTACAACAACTTCATCTCAGGCAACACCGAGCCGCTGAGCATCAGCTCTGACGACAGCATTTGGGACAGTGACTGCGAGCAGCGCGGAGCAGACGATGACGACAGGCTCGCCGAAGAAGAAGGAGACAGCAGACCGCTGCAAG GTGCAGCGCGGGAGAGCCACGCGCGCGCCGAGCTGTTCGAGCACAGCTACTCGGCCACCGCGTTGCAAAAGGGCCAGGCACCACCGGGTGCTCGCGGGGCCACGGCGGCGGCGACCACACCGCGGCCGAAGCGGCCTCGCTGCGCCGACGGAGAACCGGGTCCCGGTGGCAAGCGACCACGGCCCTCGTGCGACTCGGACAGCCCGTCGGAGAACGATTCGGACGACGAGTCTACCACGGTTGGCGCTGCGGACGAGCCATCGCAATCAACACCACCTCCTACTCTTCAGCGCC GCCCGGTCGCTGGCTCGCCTCAAGCGCCACCACCGGTGCCGCCATCTGGCGTCAAGCGGCGCCTGTTCGACTCGGAAGAAGACTCGACGCAGATGTCGCCGGCTATCAAGAAGTACAAGACGAGCATGCTGCTGCGCTACATCGGCGCCAACCTGCGAGACCTCCCGGAACGCGAGGCACCGTTCGGCGTCCAGGCGGCGAGCAAGCAGTCACGGCAGACCGCCAAGCGACCGCGCGAGGAACAGCAACAGACCGCCCGTGCTAACGAACCCAAGAGGGTTGTGCGCGAAG GTCAAAgaccagcagcgaagaaaaggAAGTGCATCGCTGAACCGTCCAG ACTTGGTTGGCGCCTCCCCTCAACCCCTTCCCCGGTTCGCAGTGCTGCCAATTTGCGGTGGACGGAAATCGAAGCGGCCGAAGCGCTGACGCACCTCTCACAGTCCTCGGCGCTGTGCTGgtcacagcagccgcagcagcagcgcgtGTCGTAG